DNA sequence from the Schistocerca americana isolate TAMUIC-IGC-003095 chromosome 2, iqSchAmer2.1, whole genome shotgun sequence genome:
GCATCACATACGCACCGCGAGAGAGATTTTAATTGAAAAAGTCCTTGCCTATATTAAAAACCCCTTGTTCTTGCACTTAACGAAATGTAAAATTGTTGTTTGCATATATTTTCCCCAAAATACTGTTAATTTTATCAGCATACGTTTGGCAGATGCCTCCTCACTACGAAACTACTATGCTTGTGAGGGTTCAGTTTAGATCGAATTGCAAACATAATTAATATTTGGAtaatgtttttgaaagtatttttccttctttcattaccctcacaggaacgtttaaaataataatgttaacgaaTTATTCAACTAAGCCAGTGGCATAAGAGAGCGAGATGATATCGAAAATCACGCATAGCGCGCATGATCTGTAAGTTAGGTGGCTTATATAGGTCACATTTGAGGCTGTTTCCCCTCTCGATAGACCAAAAATATCTTATATCAAATTGTTTGTCTCGAATTCCACTACATCTCTGTGGTACGATGTAAACAGTTATCGTTCATAACCTGTGCAGCATGTTCAGGATTAGTCAGATAATCATTAATACTTGAAGTCCACCTATAAAATGGTAAAAGGACATCGTTTATGTGTTTTGTGACCGTAGACTCATACTATAAAAATATCTCCCGAATGAAAAGAGGTTAGTGTTAGGATGgttcaaaatgcctctgagcacaatgcttctgaggccatcagtcccctagaacttagaactacatgaacctaactaacctaaggaaatcacatacgtccatgcccgaggcaggattcgaacctgcgaccgtagcggtcgcacggttccagactgtagcgcctagaaccgctccgctatCCCGGCCGGCAGTGTTAGGATGTTTACTCCGCCGAGGTCCGGGCAGAATACCTTCCTCGTCCTTGTCTAACTGAGTTGGAACGTCGTCTACAGGACTTTAAACTTCAAACCACAGCCTTGGAGAAAGCGAGAGATACACGGTTCTCAACTGGAGGTTCAGTAGGTAAACACTACAGTGTGTAAGTAGAGCATGTCTCCACCATATGTAAATAGGTGtgctattgtgtaccgtgtttgtCATGTAACAAGCATCAGTGAGCAATGTATGTATGGACAATGCCTTTTGGACAAGGTGaattgtgtttttaaatattttagcggtaTCAAACGTTTATAATGTACTTAGTTTTATTCGCCTGGCATCTTGTGCACGAGGTTCCACGTAAAAAGAGCATGTTTTTATGTTTCAGGCCTGAGGATGAGAGcaaagactgttgaaactggtagtcttgaatttaaaaaaaatattttgtgcgatattAGCTTTTGAACGGCTTTTTAGAGTTACGTACCTGTCACTACAGAGAGATCTGTCCCAAGATTACCAGGTATGTGATGATGGTACCGAGGACAGTGACGAGCAGGCTGCGGTCGACCCTGATGAAGCCGGCGCCAGTGAAACTGAACCGCGTCGTGTCGGCGACCTGGCTCTGGAGAACCGCCAGCTCCGACCTCATGGGCCAGGGAACTCCCACGGCCGCTGCCCTCATGACGAGCATGCGCCTGTTCTGCGCCTGGCTGGCAGCCGCCGAACTAGGCAGTGCCACCGAGGACAGCCTCACCGCGTTCAGGAAGGTCCACAGAATAGCCATCGGTATCGAAGTGTTCACAGCAGAGACCAGAGCCCTCTCCGGAAGAGTCCACAGTTCCAGGACCCCGTACGCGCTGTAGGTGGCGCCGCAGAAGGTGTTGGCCACCGTCATCGCCATGGTGGTGCCCACGTGTCGCTGCAGCAGCTCCGCGGCGCGGTGGAGGGCCAAGTGCGCGAGCCGGATGCGACGCAGCTCCGTCTGGCGGCTGTCAGACCGGGGACGATCCAACAGGAGCTGCGACAGGCGTGGGTCTCCGCATCGGGCGACCACGGCGGTGATGCACCTGTTGAGCGCTCGGAGCCTCACCCACACCTCCATGACCAGCACCATGACGTAGAACACAGAAAGGCAGTCCAAAAGTGCAAAAATGGCGTAAAAAGCCAATAGCGACACGCGCAACCACTCTGTTTGGGGGCATACGTAACTGACGAGTCCAACGTATTCGGACAACACCAGCACGACAAACAAACAACTGATCGCCACTCCGAGAAGTTTCCTTCCCTTGTCCCCTTTCGGCCGCAAACAGTTATCAAAGTATTCCAATGCCCTCAGGAAGAGACTCAGATCTTTTAGCATATACAGCGTACTTCCAGCGAAAACCGACGCTACTCTGGAATACTGTACCAGTCTCACGGATATGTCAATGAGAACTACGACCTTAGAGAAGCGATGATAAATAGGCACCACACTGTAGATTTCTAGAAAAGCGGTAACCACCACAATGAGCAGCCATGGATTTGCAGCCGCCTGTGCACGATTATAGAGTCCGGGCGATGGTTGTTTGCAGCGGTTTCCATATTTCACAGGCATTAGTCCACCAATCCTTAAGAGTAAAGACATTGGTTCAACCACAGTAAGTAAGCTGTTCTTGGTCATTATGCGAAGATCATCAAGGGTCGAAATGTCTTTGGCAGATTAATGTTCTCCTAGTGAGAGAAACTCACCGTGTGTTGCGTTATAAGAACAGCTGAACGTTAAAACTCTCGAGTATTGCTTGGCATTGCTCCGTCGTTGGTAGCATATGCAGCGAAAGGTGTCTAAATGCTTTCACGCGAGGTATACATTCTTCTGACTGAGGCCTAATCGATTAGGATCGATGTGGGAGCCACCGTGAATATGACTGTATCCCACGGCACTCTAATTCATTACCTCTAATTCACAATATTGCTATCGCAAACACGATCTGTTTGTCTGGGGTATCTCCTTTCATACGTTTGTGTTACATTAATCTGAGTTTATTGGGAAACTGAATTATACTGACAGCTTGTGTTATTCACTGACATTTTTGTTCATGTTAAGTAATAGACTGGACAGCTGAGGAATGCAATTAACGGAACTGTAAACTAGCGAAAAGAATGCCACTGTAAACAACTGGTAATTAACGTTCGCAATATGGAAGTTGGATAAACGTGCAAGACCGCTTATTTAACTTCAAACAGTTAATCTATTGTGCTCTAcataaatatactactggccattaaaattgctacaccaagtcgaaatgcagatgataaacgggtattcattggacaaatatattatactagaactgacatgtgattacattttcacgcaatttgggtgcatagatcctgagaaatcagtatccagaacaaccacctctggccgtaataaaggccttgatacgcgtggacattgagtcaaacagagtttggatggcgagtaccggtacagctacccatgcagcttcaatacgataccacagttcaccaagagtagtgactggcgtattgtgacgagccagttgctcggccacgattgaccagacgttttcagttggtgagagatctggagaatgtgctgaccagggcagcagtcgaacattttctgtatccagaaaggcccgtacaggacctgcaacatgcggtcgtgcattatcctgctgaaatgtagggtttcgcagggatcgaatgaagggtagagccatgggtcgtaacacatctgaaatgtaacgtccactgttcaaagtgctgtcaatgcgaacaagaggtgaccgagacgtgtaaccagtggcaccccataccatcacgccgggtgacacgccattatggcgatgacgaatacacgcttccgatgtgcgttcaccgcgatgtcgccaaacacggatgcgaccatcatgatgctgtaaacagaacctggagtcattcgaaaaaatgacgttgtccattcgtgcacccaggttcgtcgttgagtacaccagcgcaggcgctcctgtttgtgatgcagcgtcaagggtaaccgcagccatggtctccgagctggtaatccatactgttgcaaacgtcgtcgaactgttagtgcagatggttgttgtcttgcaaacgtccgcatgtgttgactcagggatcgagacgtggctgcacgatctgttacagccacgtcatcttcgtggtgttgcaattttaatggctaatcGTGTACATCCCAAGAAAAAATACATGCAAAGTCTGTGGAAAAGTAATGTAGATCACTCAGGCAGAAATATGGCCATTAGGTTATGTGAATATAACCGAAGCTAGAGATTAAGAAAGACAGATTCAACGTTTTCGGAAAATCTTTTAGAAGCTAACCACTAATATGACGTAGAATATCATGTGTTAAATATTTTCAAGACAATCAGGGAGATGACCATATGGAAACATCTTAAACCAGTAAAAatatgacacagaatgccagcttAATGTTAAATGACTAAAATCACTTCCTTTCTCCCTTTTGTGAAATCAAGTTTTGGttaaataaatattacattacaactgtaaatccagttttatgtTATATCTGTTGTTAATAAgggaggaagatttttctgtttatcaaaagtgacaaaaaacagatttcagagtacttgacgactcaacaaaaaagttttatctcaagtacagatagtgttgaggatcagtggacaaagttcaaaaccatctacaatatgcattagacgagtatgtgccaagccagatcggaagagatggaaaagaaccaccgtggtacaacaaccgaattagaaaactgctacaCAAGCAAAGGGAactgcacagcaaacataaacatagccaaagccttgcagacaaacaaaaattacacgaagcgaaatgtagtgtgaggagggctatgcgagaggagttcaacgaattcggaagtaaagttctatgtactggcttggcagaaaatccaaagaaatttaggTCTtctgtcaaagtggtaggtggatcaaagcaaaatgtccagacactctgtgaccaaaatggtactaaaatagagaatgacagactaaaggccgaaatactaaatgtctttttccaaagctgtttcacagaggaagactgcactgtagttccttctctagattttcgcacagatgacaaaatggtagatatccaaATAGATGGcagagagatagaaaaacaattaaaatcgaccaaaagaggaaaggccgctaaacctgatgggataccagttccattttacacagagtacacgaaggaacttgtcccccaacttacagcggtgtaccgtaggtctctagaagagagcagcgttccaaaatattggaaaagggcacagtcatccccgttttcaagaagggacgtcgaacagatgtgcagaactatagacctatatctccaacgtcgatcagttgtagaattttggaagatgtattgtgttcgagtataatgacttttctggagactagaaatctactctgtgggaatcagcatgggtttcgaaaaagacaattgtgtgaaacccagatcgcgctatttgcccacgagactcagaggcccatagacacgggttcccaggtagatgccgtgattcctgactttcgcaaggcgtttgatacagttctctacagtcgtttaatgaacaaagtaagagcatatggactatcagaccaattgtttgattggattgaagagttcctagataacagaacgtagcatctcattctcaatggagagaagtcttccgaagtaagagtgatttcaggtgagccgcaggggagtcgtaggaccgttgctattcactatatatatatatatatatatatatatatatatatatatatatatatatatatggataaaATAGGAagtcaccgaggctttttgcggatgatgctgtagtgtatcgagaggtggTAACAgtggataattgtactgaaatgcaggaggatctgcatcgaattgacgcatggtgcagggaatggcaattgaatctcaatgtagacaagtctaatgtactgcgaatacacagaaagacagatcccttatcatttagctataacatagcaggtcagcaactggaagcagttaattcaataaattatctgggagtaggcattaggagtgatttaaaatggaatgaatatataaaattaaaagtcggtaaagcaaatgccagactgagattcattggaagaatgctaaggaaatgcagtccgaaaacaaaggaagtaggttacagtacacttgttcgcctactgcttgaataccgctcactggtgtgggatccgtaccagatagggctgatagaagatccaacgcagagcagcgcgcttcgttacaggatcatttagtaatcgcgaaagcgttgcggagatgatagataaactccagtggaagactctgcaagagagacgcccaGGAGCTCGGtaagagcttttgttgaagtttcgagaacatatcttcaccgaggagtcaagcagtatattgctccctcctacgtatatctcgtgaaagggaccatgaagataaaatcagagagatcagagcccactcagtggcataccgacaatctttctttccacgaacaatacgatactggaatagaagggagaaccgatagaggtactccaggtacccaccaccacacaccgtcaggtggctttcggagtatggatgtagatgtagatgtagatgtagaaaagcaaCGGTATATACATAAAAATAGTTTTAGTTTTCATTTTTAGTAAACCTAACTGTGTTTGTAGGTCATAAGAATGTAACTTTTGTAACTTCTACATAATTAATGTATGTATGAGTCACATACATTTAGACTGTATATGAAACAGGGTGTTGCAACCTGATTATAGTCTGAGAAGTCGAAAGTGGGTTCATGACCAAATAAATACAGTGCTGcagaacattacgaaagcaattatCATTTTTTGCCAAGCACCAAAAAATTAAGATAATAGTACTGTAGAAACTAAAGATACGCTTGTAGAGGAAGCATTGTTTTCAGAGTTGCGGTAGGTTAGTAACTTACGGCATTTCTTTTGTAACTTTTTAAAATCTCTGTTTTCCTGAAGATTTTTAACTATGTAAACATGATATTAGGTTTATTATACATAAACAGACTAATACAGCAAACCAAAGTAAGTATTTACTTTAATTTACAAAATAGAAATCACACATCCAATCGGTTCCAGATAATGGTTTGGTACATTAACATctgtttcgacacctctaaggatacCTTCATCGgattgaaattttgagaaaccaaaAAATTACATTTCGAGAAACCAAAGGTCAGACTGACGTTATTCCAGTTGGAGAAAATTAGTGATATCCAGATCTAGAATAGtagaggaaaaatgacctttattacactTTATTGGAGCTGTCAGAAAGGAATTAAAcatggagtaacgaagattttttatcATTTGTCCAATGACATAAAATGTGTCATAGGTAACTAATGAAGTTTTAAATCtagcctaaaatcatttctcctggacagctcCTCCTATTACATATACGAATTTCTATTTGAAAGCTGTGAAAACTTCTAgtttttaaatgtagttgcatgacCAGCATTACAAAATTAAGTGTTCACTACTTCTAACACTAAATATCTCCACATATTCTGACAACTCACTTTTcccatatcatttcgataaaataatctTTCAGATAGTTAGTGGAATATGTTCCTAACTAAACGACTAAAGAATACTTTTTACTGGTAAATTAAGAAACATTATGTCCATAGGAATCTTTTATTGTGACAGAGAATGTGCATACATTAATTAATttgaactaaaaaatattttctttaataagTATAAGTCCAAAATTTTGGAATGCATTGGATTTAAACTTTTAGTTTCTTAAATTGAACCACGATGAAAATTAAAAtaacgaaattaaatttaaaaaataggcCAACTATATtcaacacaataaataatattatttcCTCAGCAGACTCATTAAAGTACAGTCTAGATGTATGCTCTCAATACAATTCATACATTGAGTTACATTCCTCTTTTAATCTTTCTGAGATATTTCCCAAAACCAAGTGACCAAGCCATTCAACAAGAGTGCCTTAGCTGGAAGTCACTCATTATATCCTTCTTTAACGGATTTTATGTCTTCTTATGTACACCTTATTCGTTAGATGCCACTTATTTTAATGAAACGTGGTATTATTTCCAGCGCCATTCATGTACCTGCATCAACCTCTAAAGACGCTTCTGAAATGTTGATGAAGCTACAGCCACAAAGTCGCTGTCCTCAAAAAAGTTTCAATTAGCTGGCTAAATTCGAGTAGTATTGTACCCGGTTACAGCATTAACTGCAGCTGCAGCGCGTCCCTAACGGTTTTCGAGAATTTTATCTGTAACTGGATAACTGTACATATAGAGCCAGTCCAAATGAGAAGTGTATTATAAGGAAATGTGCTACGGTCGTTTCCACAAATGACAAGGATTGACAGGCGCACAGTTTAGTGAATGAATACTTTACTGTCTCCACAATAAAGTGCTGTTTGCAAGGTGTATAGTGCAACTTACGCATCTTGAATAATATTTCATCTTTTGGCTTAAATGCAGACGACAAAAAATATACATTACGGTCACTAAAAGGAAAAACATTCATAATAGAACATCACACGCCTGTAGCTTTGGCTAGTTTCTATTCTGTAgtgaagagactgaaagatcagGCTGAAAACAGCTCAGTAATAGCTAACACGGGCCAATAACACTCACCCTTTTTATTACCCAAAGTAATAATTTGAAACGAAAGAGGGTATATGGAAAATGAATCCGTTCCTGAAAGAAAGAAATAGGGAAACAAGAGGGGAAAATTCTTTTATTAATCAACGTATTTAAAAATGTTTCCCGTTACTGGATGCCAAAGAACCTCTGAGGCGTCACTCAACTCGCATACCATGGAAGGGAGTACGAGGGAAATTGGTGCCGATGCGAGAGAAATCGCGAAGAATAGCGACAGTATGAAATGGGGCAACCTACACAGTCAGCTGATGTTTTTCAAGAATAGACAGTTAACGTTGTGCAGTATAATGAAACTGAGTCAACCCTTTCTTAATATACAAACTGTATTGTCGACATTTTGTTGCGTCAGGTTACAAGAACAATTAATTTATTTCTCCATATACCGAAGAGAAGTAATTGATATATTTTTAAGTTACAGTATATCATCCGTTTTCCTTCAAATCTCTTTCATAGTTTAATTAGTGCGGTCAGCAGCTTTCAACATATACATTTGTTTTAGAGTGATATAAAATTTTAAACTGAAAATCACAATAAATGTTTACGATCTAGGGCAGTTGTTTATTCCCTGGAATTTCAACTTCAGGGTGAATTGTTTAGAATAGTAACGGAAAGTAACAACATGCAAGTAGGTGAACCTTTGTATCccgaataatttattttgtttgggTAAAAATAGTGTCACCTGGAAATTTTTAACCATTCCCCTTAACACGATTGCTCAGCCAAGTTGAGTTACACAAACAGTATTAAATTTCATTCATAACATTAGCACTTAGGATCGAGGCTATCTCTATTCTTCTGCGATAGGCGAAGGGAACTATCACAGTCGTTAGAGTTGAATCACACCTTCTTCACAATGTTTCCTACTTGGTTCAGTTTACGAAATGGACCAGCACAAGTGCTGTTACCCTCGATCTGTTTCTTTGTGACCTTTTCTGTAGtttgtgaaataaaataggaaCTGGGAACGACAGAAAATAGATGAAACGTCGAATGTGTAAAAAGCAGTTGAAGAGGAGCATGACGTGGCGTAGTTATTGAGAAGGTTTTACTTTCAAAATAGAACTTGTTGTGTCAGAAAAAATCTCAGAATCTACTAAAAAGCAGTCTACATTTTCCTAGAACACTATCCAAAAATTAGACTTAAATTTACGGTTCAGCACATCCAATTCGGGCTTCTGACGTTATGAGGGAAGTAGTAAACATGTCCTTCAAAGGAAACTTTCGGACTGATACCTGTCGACTTTCTTCACACTTATAGTATTTGGCCACTTCAGGGATATCTGTTCAACTTCCTAAAGTACTCGGATGGGAAAGAAACCGAATGATCTCATCGCCTTTGATTGAAGGTATACGAGCGCTGTTGGGCATAAAACATTTCTAACGTTTTCGCAGGATTGCTTGCACCTCAGTGCGGATCATGAacgtcttcaatccgaagactggtttgataccacCCTctgcactgtgcatgatgtgcaagtttcttcatccccgaataactactacaacacaCACCCGTTTGATTTGACCCGCTAACTGTataaatctcttggtctccctctacaattttgaccCACCACGCTTCCGTACTATAACAAACTGTTGATTTCTTGATGCGTCACAATGCCTCCTTTCatacgatcccttcttttagtggagTGGCGCCTAAAATTTCCTTTGgccccaattcagttcagtaccctCTCATTTGATACATATTATACTATGCAGTGTTCATTACTCTTCTTTTCACACAGTCACTGCTAAATCCGTGCATAGC
Encoded proteins:
- the LOC124594499 gene encoding uncharacterized protein LOC124594499, which gives rise to MVLVMEVWVRLRALNRCITAVVARCGDPRLSQLLLDRPRSDSRQTELRRIRLAHLALHRAAELLQRHVGTTMAMTVANTFCGATYSAYGVLELWTLPERALVSAVNTSIPMAILWTFLNAVRLSSVALPSSAAASQAQNRRMLVMRAAAVGVPWPMRSELAVLQSQVADTTRFSFTGAGFIRVDRSLLVTVLGTIITYLVILGQISL